One stretch of Rhodospirillaceae bacterium DNA includes these proteins:
- the ihfB gene encoding integration host factor subunit beta, translating to MTKSELIQRLADANPHLYQRDVERIVTTIFDEITTALAGGDRVELRGFGAFSVKQRGSRVGRNPRTGEAVNVASKHIPYFKTGKQLREKLNG from the coding sequence ATGACTAAATCTGAATTGATCCAGCGTCTGGCTGATGCAAACCCGCACCTTTACCAAAGGGATGTGGAACGGATCGTGACCACCATCTTCGATGAAATCACGACGGCGTTGGCAGGTGGGGACCGGGTCGAATTACGTGGTTTCGGTGCATTCTCCGTCAAGCAGCGTGGTTCCAGGGTTGGTCGCAACCCGCGCACCGGTGAAGCGGTCAATGTTGCCTCAAAACACATTCCGTATTTTAAAACCGGTAAACAACTTCGCGAAAAACTCAACGGGTAG
- the aroA gene encoding 3-phosphoshikimate 1-carboxyvinyltransferase, whose protein sequence is MAGKPLLNQDFFGKTHVKPQKSQVVKSLTGTIQTPGDKSISHRALMIGGLAVGETNIEGLLEGEDVLATATALRALGVFVEKKAAGTWRVRGLGVGGLQEPGSILEMGNSGTAARLLIGVLAGHPMSATLSGDVSLSGRPMGRVTEPLSLMGAHFQSRSGGRLPLSISGLADPQPIDYQLPVASAQVKSAILLAGLSAPGITSVVEPKPTRDHTERMLRHFGAQVDVEDLADGGRRVSVHGQPELVAHDIIVPGDISSAAFPMVAALTVPGSKISLPGVGINPLRAGVIETLKEMGGAVTYENERREGGEAVADLSVESSALQGISVPAGRAPSMIDEYPIVAVAAACAKGTTRLEGLSELRVKESDRLAGMARGLRACGVEVEEGDDFLVIDGTGAPPKGGAHIQTELDHRIAMSFLVLGMVTAEPVTIDDGDPIETSFPGFTTLMNGLGGKIEGDLNQ, encoded by the coding sequence ATGGCAGGGAAGCCATTGCTCAATCAGGATTTTTTTGGGAAAACCCACGTGAAACCGCAAAAATCACAAGTTGTAAAAAGCCTTACCGGAACGATTCAGACGCCCGGAGATAAATCTATCTCTCATCGGGCATTAATGATCGGCGGACTGGCTGTCGGCGAAACAAACATCGAAGGGTTGTTGGAAGGTGAAGACGTTCTGGCAACCGCTACGGCGCTTCGCGCGCTCGGTGTTTTTGTCGAAAAAAAGGCTGCCGGTACGTGGCGGGTCCGGGGTTTGGGGGTGGGTGGATTGCAAGAACCGGGCTCTATCCTTGAGATGGGCAACTCGGGAACCGCAGCGCGCCTTTTGATCGGCGTCCTTGCCGGGCACCCAATGAGTGCGACGCTTTCTGGTGATGTCTCGTTGAGCGGCCGCCCCATGGGGCGTGTCACCGAACCGTTGTCCCTTATGGGGGCGCACTTCCAGTCACGAAGCGGCGGTCGTCTGCCGTTGAGTATTTCCGGGTTGGCCGATCCGCAACCCATCGACTATCAATTACCTGTCGCCTCAGCCCAGGTGAAGTCGGCCATTCTGTTAGCCGGTCTTTCCGCACCAGGGATTACCAGCGTCGTAGAACCCAAGCCGACCCGTGATCACACGGAACGGATGCTGCGCCACTTTGGCGCCCAGGTGGACGTCGAGGATTTGGCGGACGGCGGACGGCGGGTCAGTGTTCATGGGCAACCGGAACTCGTCGCCCACGATATTATTGTCCCCGGCGACATTTCTTCCGCCGCCTTCCCCATGGTTGCCGCCTTGACTGTCCCCGGCTCAAAGATCAGCCTTCCCGGTGTTGGTATCAATCCGCTGCGCGCCGGTGTGATCGAAACATTAAAGGAAATGGGCGGCGCGGTGACATATGAAAATGAACGCCGCGAAGGCGGTGAAGCTGTCGCCGATCTGAGTGTTGAAAGTTCAGCCTTGCAAGGCATTAGCGTGCCGGCAGGTCGCGCCCCTTCGATGATCGATGAATATCCCATTGTCGCCGTCGCCGCCGCCTGCGCAAAAGGGACGACACGGCTTGAGGGCTTAAGTGAGCTTAGGGTCAAGGAAAGTGACCGCCTGGCCGGCATGGCGCGCGGCCTTAGGGCTTGCGGCGTGGAGGTCGAGGAAGGGGACGACTTTCTGGTCATTGACGGCACCGGCGCCCCGCCCAAAGGCGGCGCCCATATTCAGACAGAACTCGATCATCGTATCGCCATGTCGTTTCTGGTTTTGGGTATGGTCACCGCCGAGCCCGTCACCATTGATGACGGTGATCCCATCGAGACCAGTTTTCCTGGCTTCACCACGTTAATGAACGGCCTTGGCGGAAAAATTGAAGGAGATTTAAATCAATGA
- a CDS encoding DUF1049 domain-containing protein, giving the protein MARFLSWILMVPLAAVVVAFTISNRGMVHLNLWPTSYSLDVPVFAAVLAAAVVGFLAGAIVSFAAAGGRRARNRQLMRMLENSKREEGLLRERIKKLETTLAEDQPSAPVSAVPLLTKKDAA; this is encoded by the coding sequence GTGGCCCGTTTCCTTTCATGGATTTTAATGGTTCCGCTGGCGGCGGTCGTCGTTGCCTTTACGATATCCAACCGTGGCATGGTTCATCTGAACTTGTGGCCGACATCCTATAGCCTCGACGTTCCCGTCTTTGCCGCTGTGCTGGCCGCCGCTGTTGTCGGCTTTTTGGCGGGCGCCATCGTTTCATTCGCCGCCGCCGGTGGCAGGCGCGCCCGCAATCGTCAATTGATGCGGATGCTGGAAAATTCCAAACGTGAAGAAGGGCTTCTTCGCGAGCGAATCAAAAAACTTGAAACCACCCTCGCCGAGGATCAACCCTCCGCCCCGGTTTCAGCTGTTCCTTTGCTGACAAAAAAAGACGCAGCATAA
- the sppA gene encoding signal peptide peptidase SppA, which translates to MSLDADYLVERQRLKRRLLLWRIVALVIIGGVALSTFTDIKNITGGDHIARLNVSGILVDDLDREQALDELKSDAEVLALIVRIDSPGGTIVGGESLYHQLRAVGTEKPVVAVMGSMATSAGYMTALGTDHLFAREGSLTGSIGVLMQTADVTGLLEKIGVKPDTIKSGPLKAQPNPLEVTTPAARQAIKDVVMDMYGMFVEMVAERRNMDLGQAKALADGRVYSGRQALANGLIDAIGSETEAVDWLEKTREIPAGLAIRNVVIERPGQAWQNFINGLVGKTLFSERLTLDGLISLWHPERW; encoded by the coding sequence ATGTCACTCGATGCTGATTACCTGGTCGAACGCCAGCGCCTGAAACGCCGCCTTTTGCTGTGGCGGATTGTCGCCCTTGTTATTATTGGCGGGGTTGCCCTTTCCACATTTACCGATATCAAAAACATCACCGGTGGTGACCATATCGCGCGCCTGAACGTCAGCGGCATACTGGTTGATGATCTGGATCGCGAACAGGCACTGGATGAGCTAAAAAGCGATGCAGAGGTACTGGCGCTGATCGTCAGGATCGACAGCCCCGGCGGCACCATTGTTGGCGGTGAAAGCCTGTATCACCAGTTAAGGGCGGTCGGCACCGAGAAGCCGGTTGTCGCGGTAATGGGCTCGATGGCTACGTCGGCAGGTTATATGACGGCCCTTGGCACCGATCATCTGTTTGCCCGTGAAGGCTCGCTCACCGGTTCCATCGGCGTGTTGATGCAAACCGCCGATGTAACGGGCTTGCTGGAAAAGATCGGCGTCAAGCCCGACACCATCAAGAGCGGTCCCTTGAAGGCCCAGCCCAATCCGCTGGAAGTCACCACACCTGCAGCCCGTCAGGCGATCAAGGACGTGGTCATGGATATGTACGGGATGTTTGTCGAGATGGTTGCCGAACGCCGCAACATGGATTTGGGGCAGGCAAAAGCCCTGGCCGACGGCCGCGTCTACAGTGGCCGACAGGCTTTGGCCAATGGTTTGATTGACGCGATCGGCAGCGAGACCGAGGCTGTTGACTGGCTTGAGAAAACAAGGGAAATCCCCGCTGGCCTTGCCATTCGCAACGTCGTTATCGAGCGTCCGGGGCAGGCCTGGCAGAACTTTATTAACGGATTGGTCGGAAAAACACTGTTTTCAGAAAGACTTACACTTGACGGCTTGATCTCGCTTTGGCACCCTGAGAGGTGGTAA
- the rpsA gene encoding 30S ribosomal protein S1, whose amino-acid sequence MAPANQASTEETPFDTGENFADLLNESLGAGNPFEGSVVKGTVVAVDGDAATIDVGLKSEGRVDLKEFAVPGQDTVINVGDTIDIFVERYEDKEGIVRLSREKARREEAWSELETSFNATERVNGVIFGRVKGGFIVDLSGAVAFLPGSQVDIRPVRDISPLMGTPQPFQILKMDRQRNNIVVSRRAVLEETRAEERGELISNLTEGQVLEGVVKNITDYGAFVDLGGVDGLLHVTDIAWRRINHPSEALQIGQTLNVQVIRFNAETQRISLGMKQLEADPWEGVDGKFPVGAKFNGRITNITDYGAFVELEPGVEGLVHVSEMSWTKKNIHPGKIVSTSQEVEVMVLDTDPEKRRISLGLKQCGSNPWEDFVENHTTGSEVEGEIKNITEFGLFIGLAGGIDGMAHLSDLSWDKSGEDALAEYKKGDMVKAKVLDVDIEKERISLGIKQLTEDPFKGEIATLKKGAVVTCTVSAITDGGIEVKVGEGLTGFIRKGDLSRERSEQRPDRFATGDKVDAKIMQIDSASRKLTLSVKTLEAAEEKKAMKEFGSSDSGASLGDILGAAIREKQDTADTEEEKPAKKAAPKKAAAKKASKADEEADEATGDAEEEKPAAKKAAAKKPAAKKPAAKKAAPKKAAAKKAAPKKAAAKKTTKKDEEK is encoded by the coding sequence ATGGCTCCTGCAAATCAGGCAAGCACAGAAGAAACCCCGTTCGATACTGGCGAAAATTTCGCCGACCTCCTCAATGAATCACTTGGTGCCGGCAACCCGTTTGAAGGGTCAGTCGTAAAAGGCACTGTCGTTGCCGTTGACGGCGACGCCGCGACCATCGATGTCGGATTGAAATCCGAAGGGCGCGTTGATTTAAAAGAATTCGCCGTTCCCGGTCAGGACACGGTCATTAATGTTGGCGACACCATCGACATATTTGTCGAGCGCTATGAAGATAAAGAAGGCATCGTCCGCCTGAGCCGCGAGAAGGCCCGTCGTGAAGAGGCCTGGAGCGAGCTTGAAACCTCGTTCAATGCCACCGAACGTGTCAACGGTGTGATCTTCGGGCGCGTCAAGGGCGGCTTCATTGTCGATCTTTCCGGCGCCGTCGCCTTCCTGCCGGGCTCACAGGTTGATATTCGCCCGGTTCGCGATATCTCGCCGTTGATGGGCACGCCGCAACCGTTCCAGATTTTGAAAATGGATCGCCAGCGCAACAACATCGTTGTCTCGCGCCGCGCCGTACTTGAAGAAACCCGCGCCGAAGAGCGTGGCGAGCTGATTTCCAACCTGACCGAGGGTCAGGTTCTGGAAGGCGTCGTCAAAAACATCACCGATTACGGCGCATTCGTCGATCTGGGTGGCGTCGATGGCCTGCTGCACGTTACCGACATCGCCTGGCGTCGTATCAACCATCCGTCCGAAGCCCTGCAGATCGGCCAGACCCTGAACGTTCAGGTTATCCGCTTCAATGCCGAAACCCAGCGCATCTCGCTTGGCATGAAACAGCTTGAAGCCGATCCGTGGGAAGGTGTTGACGGGAAATTCCCGGTTGGCGCCAAGTTCAACGGTCGTATCACCAACATCACCGACTACGGCGCATTTGTCGAACTTGAACCCGGCGTTGAAGGCCTGGTCCATGTTTCGGAAATGAGCTGGACCAAAAAGAACATCCATCCCGGCAAAATCGTCTCGACCAGCCAGGAAGTCGAAGTCATGGTCCTCGACACCGATCCCGAAAAGCGCCGCATCTCGCTTGGTCTCAAGCAGTGTGGTTCCAACCCGTGGGAAGATTTCGTCGAAAATCACACCACCGGTTCGGAAGTCGAAGGCGAGATCAAGAACATCACCGAATTCGGTCTGTTCATCGGCCTTGCCGGTGGCATCGATGGTATGGCCCATCTTTCCGACCTGTCGTGGGATAAATCCGGCGAGGATGCCCTGGCTGAATACAAAAAGGGCGATATGGTCAAGGCCAAGGTTCTTGATGTTGATATCGAGAAGGAACGTATTTCACTTGGCATCAAACAACTGACGGAAGATCCGTTCAAGGGTGAAATCGCAACCCTGAAGAAGGGAGCGGTCGTTACCTGTACGGTTAGCGCTATTACCGATGGCGGCATTGAAGTCAAAGTTGGCGAAGGCCTGACAGGCTTTATTCGTAAAGGAGACCTGTCGCGTGAACGCAGCGAGCAACGTCCTGACCGGTTTGCCACGGGCGACAAGGTTGATGCCAAGATCATGCAGATCGACAGTGCCAGCCGCAAGCTGACCCTGTCTGTCAAAACCCTTGAAGCCGCAGAAGAAAAGAAAGCGATGAAGGAATTCGGATCTTCGGATTCCGGCGCATCGCTGGGTGATATTCTGGGTGCGGCGATCAGGGAAAAGCAGGACACTGCCGACACCGAAGAAGAAAAACCGGCCAAGAAGGCTGCGCCAAAGAAAGCCGCAGCGAAAAAGGCTAGCAAAGCCGATGAAGAAGCCGATGAGGCAACCGGCGACGCTGAAGAAGAAAAACCGGCAGCGAAGAAGGCTGCGGCTAAAAAGCCGGCGGCGAAAAAGCCTGCGGCAAAGAAAGCAGCACCTAAAAAGGCAGCAGCCAAGAAAGCAGCCCCGAAAAAGGCTGCCGCCAAGAAAACGACAAAGAAAGACGAAGAGAAATAA
- a CDS encoding (d)CMP kinase yields the protein MNKRPKIIAIDGPAAAGKGTLAKRLADHFQLELLDTGLLYRAVAGKVIDIGVEIADDPETYSVIAGQAAHGLIPADLEVDGLRTDRVAQAASKVSALPEVRAALLSFQRNFAEHPPNGAQGAILDGRDIGTVVCPEADVKLFISASTEIRAKRRFKELQERGVEAIYARVLDDMRERDARDTGRDASPLVAADDALVLDTSDLDADQAFAAALDFIETRST from the coding sequence ATGAACAAGCGCCCCAAAATTATCGCCATTGATGGCCCGGCCGCCGCCGGCAAGGGAACACTGGCGAAAAGGCTGGCCGATCACTTTCAGCTGGAATTGCTCGATACGGGTCTTTTGTACCGGGCGGTTGCCGGAAAAGTCATCGATATTGGCGTTGAAATCGCCGATGACCCGGAAACCTATAGCGTCATTGCCGGTCAAGCGGCACACGGGCTGATCCCTGCAGACCTTGAAGTTGACGGCCTGCGCACGGATCGGGTGGCCCAGGCGGCGTCCAAGGTTTCGGCCCTGCCCGAGGTTCGCGCGGCCTTGCTCAGCTTCCAGCGAAATTTCGCAGAACACCCGCCAAATGGGGCCCAGGGGGCTATTTTGGACGGTCGTGATATCGGCACCGTGGTTTGTCCCGAAGCCGATGTGAAGTTGTTTATTTCCGCATCAACAGAAATCAGGGCAAAAAGACGCTTTAAAGAGTTGCAGGAACGGGGCGTCGAAGCTATATATGCCCGCGTTCTGGACGACATGAGAGAGCGAGACGCCCGTGATACGGGTCGTGATGCCTCTCCACTGGTAGCAGCAGACGATGCACTTGTGCTCGATACCAGTGATCTGGACGCCGATCAGGCTTTTGCTGCGGCGCTGGATTTCATCGAAACCCGGAGCACTTGA